A stretch of DNA from Plasmodium vivax scf_6808 genomic scaffold, whole genome shotgun sequence:
TTTAATCATGATTACACAATACTATGCTTAAATAGAGtagttaataatatatagaataagcatattaaattatgataaaaactAGGTGATATTTAAATCTGTAACATTTAAggaaatgatatattttgcaCTAATGAGTCATATAACAAAACTTTGATAAAAATGCCTAGGGTTTATTTGTCTTATCGTATCAcataacataatataatatttggaattataatatttaggGAATACAATTTATGCTGTAAttcttatttaaaatattaatttttaaatattgtcaataaataaaactaaaaaaagtTAGATGTTTTTTACTAGTTggtaattatttgtttatacacattaaaaatatcagGTTGCAATTAGTTTATAACTTTTCTATGAATATTAATcaccatatatatttttatatcatgtttatgtttaaattagattataaaacaaaaaaaacataaacatgttataatttccatttaagaaaaaataaatatggcaaatatatgcatttttcttACATAacttatatttatcattagaaaaaatcattttcaaTAGCACTAGCAACACAAGATTTGTATAtgatttacataaaatttccCGTAAGTTCCTAATAATTATTTGCGCtagattatattttttatgtttttctttacaaaaattCATATTGTAAAGTTTaagttttattattttttggaaattaagtaagagaaaaaaaaatttataaaatttacggaactaaattatttttagaaagatcaaaaataaattatgcttaaataataataaggaaaaataatgtatatttatttattttttttttgtgtgtgtgtgttcctctttttacttataatatcaataaatatttagttacatataaataataaaaatgaataaataagctctattatattaatataaatttataggaatataattatattattttaagaaaataaaaatacatgtaaTCGgatattattacattttataattttaaataaaaaagttgcaaTTAATATATAGTTCTAGCTCGTTAAAATAGTTcatatattatgataattgtgtaaaaaattaagaaaactGTTGGTTGTATGTTCTAGGtcatttatgtaaaaaacaATAGCAAATaacttattatatattttttctaaaactTTTTCAATTGTTATTAATACagttaattaaatataagatATATTTAGAAAATTATACAGCATATAATATGATACCAATTTTGGTTATTCTTAATGCATACACATGTTAATAtgatttgttaaaataaaaattatagacattaaggaattttttttcaattttattttaaacttATTAACAGTTCATCTTATATTAAAAGAGTAATTAATTGATTcggataaaaaagaaattaaactTTTTCTAAGTAAAAGAATTTTATGTAGTTCTGAAtagtaattatattataataaaaataaaaacgaatatTTACGAAAAAGTCGAAGAGGTAAGAAATAAacttattaaattatatatgcttCTTAAAACAAGTCTATTATGTagtattataatatgtaatattcAGAAGAATAAAAAGTGGAACAAGTTTTCAAAATAACTACACCTTTTTACGTTATCCAATTTTTAACTAAATGtacttatttataattatgctgtgtttttcaaaatatattttacaaaattaggatggaattatttataatgcTACAAAAATCGTTTTATTGATAACTATGAATTATGTAATATCGATAACAATcctgtttttaatttatagcCCTTTATTTAGGTATTATTAATAGggattgtttttttttaaacataacttttcatcattttctttatcttaTTTAACACTGCAATAGTACATGATGCACCAGAAGTAGTATGCCATtacataaaacaaaataaaaaatagaaactGTATAAAATCTTTAGAGttaatcttttttaaatggaataatttataaacgATAAtctacaaaattaaaatataagacaagatttttaatttgagaTATAGTAATAAAAAGCACAATAATATCActataataacatttatcattttgtCAATAATAATGCatctattattttaataacttGAGTTTTTGATAACTGTATTAATTTTACCCATAAACAAAAACAATACGACGTCCTTAACTTATAATAAAACCCTTTATTTCATGCCCTTTTATATGGTCATGTGCACATTAGTCTCATGtggtataatataatttcataatggtttttcttcattcttGTTATTTCCtattataaacataaaagtaataaatGATTAATACAGGATTACACATAACctttaataatgtatattttttcaaaattttgaagtagGACTATCATAACAGGTcctaaaaatatgaaccTAGATAAAATGTTGAAATCACGAATCGATCGATTAATATTAGCTGAATGAATTgcagaaaattttatgaaagtAGAATTATCAAAAGAAACTGTAGAAGGTAATAAACAAGTAATATAATTAACAGAAAATGAtatactcaaaaaaaaaaaggtctaAGTTTTCTGAGGGAGGATGCATTACCATTATGAAGGATATATTCAATGAAATAGATTACaattttgaatattttttatcaaatggAAACATTTATTTCGGCAATTTTGTAACAAGTATTCCTAGatttttaagaattaaaaacatGTTTTGAGATCTGTAAAGTATACTAAATGTACAATATATGTTATACTGGCAGTTGGAACAGTACTGAACGCCGGTTTGCTAAGTAATATGTTACTTCAGCTTACTCAATAACAGGCAatagattaaaaaaaaaagcaaaaaaatgtggacaacagaatgaagaagaaaagaaaaaaggaaagaattaatatttaacGCTTAATTATTCGTATAAATTTACAATATAGTAATTAATTATGATAATAtgttttacatataattattatataaaattgtgtATATAGGAGAatccttttaaaaagtaaatataattatgcaaGATTATCTTGCAAgtgtaataaattttagataaaaataaaaatttctttattataaataagtGATATGTACTATACATATTGGTGTTCAATATAGAAATTTCGTCATGTTCCCTCTCAACTAAATCTTAagaatagaaaaaatgttctgTCTTTGGAGCATTTAATTTAGCGTTTGTTTTTTGAAGATTAGCtttatatattgttttatgtgttagaaaatttttattcattttgctatttctaattatttcaattttttgatgttcttttaaattaaatattatgaaaaagtgatttttttttttcatgtcttttttgttttattttttttttttttgttactgTAATGCGcgtattttacattaaatatattttttttattgtaaacGAATTAAATTGAACGCGTTCATTGTTTTTTGTATGTATTTAATTGATAACAAagactttttaaaaatgtatataatatcatttctggaaaaaatatgttgcaATATTTTTGGCcataatcaaaaaaatgaaaatactTTATTGTTTAACGAGGTTATGACTAAAATgtgaaacaaaataatgTACTTTTATTACGTTTTCGTGTCTTTGCGatgtattttattcattcgCATAATGGATATTCTGAATTTATCTTGTTACCAAAAGATACTtgcattatatatgttaattgTAACGTTTATTCACTTTGGATAAAATTGATAATGTCTAAAGTTACATTATCATTAACGAGAAATACTGTTTAGCATAATACGAAATATTGttcaggaaaaataaatattaaggTTATATGGATAATGAGAGTAAATTATCtcaattttatacatttaattaaaattagaaGTGTCCTTTagatgtataaaaatattatgccAATTTGAAGTGCAAAATAATAAGctacattattttacatgTTATATTTCACAATATAATATCAAAAGaaataacttaaaaaaattaattaacaGTGTTGAAGGAAATAATAAAgcacataatatatatacatatgtaacaatgtatatatataggtACAGCTATAATTGTGTGTCATAATAATGCCTCACTATCTGCATTATTTTTGAAGCCATATTTACTACACATTTTGTACAAACTAAGGTAATATATATAGGTTTAATATATCTGTTTAATGATCAACTAATTATTGTGATATAGAATACCACACCGCATCATAAATATGCCCTTAAACAGGTACTGTAAAAGTGTACTATAAGTTAtcacacataaaaatggtgaTATAGGataaacgtaaaaaaggggaaaataaatcatCGTGTGTTTAAGAATATTCACACATTGTCTTGTTTATTTTCAGAAAagtatttacaattttaggAAGACATTTCTGATTAATTTAAACTATGTTTTATACACAAAATTTaaacttaaaatttttatctgCTATTATAATTTCTGTTCTTCTACGTTTCAACGTCCCACTACCTTAATGCGTCTTCTGCTACCAATGCATAGTGATGAAAATAATGATTTTAATTATCCttgaatattatttatattatgtgaTCTAgtgttatctttttttttttctataaaattaacgatatttttattgccaTTTATGTagttattattgttatttttttctcgtgcatttttatacaaacaTCACCAGAAGAAGTAGCATTCAAATCCGATATATGATTTCTTTACTTGCACGTAAATTTTTCCTACATTTGATTCGYTTTTCCggtttaaaataataaatgttatgcaattttccttttaattgcATTTTGCTGTTCCAcgtttatttgtattaataTGTCTTTTTAGTTTTCAAAGSAKTYATCATATATAGTTATAAATGTGTGTAtggcaaatatatatttttttcttcttcaagtgAACCCTTTAATAATGTTTTTTGGAATTCTGTTTCCAGATCATTTAGGTTTTCTTTCGGTTTCTTTTGAAATTTTCTCCTCAAGGGTGTATACTGCAGCATAGAAATAAATCATTACATGAAATTGCATATTCATCAATATGAACAATTATAGaaatattaaacatttttattataaaatatttgttttacCTTTATAAGATTCATAGCTAAGGTTATAATAGCCATgattattataatgattatgaagtacatttttacagACATTTCTTCAGCCTCAGGGACAATTTCAGGTAGTTCTATTTCACTTAACATGAtattctctccattttgagctgcacatataattaaaatataaattttattctatatGATTGTATATAATGAGCATTACATGCAGTATTATAGTTAcaatgaataatataaaaaggtacaaatttgtattttagAACATACAGGGCTCAGGAGGTTCAATTTTATGGGGCAATTGTTTTTCGGAATAATGATATAATGTAGAAGATCCTTCAATTTCTGGAACACCATTAATATGAGATGACACAGATGGCACAAATGGCACAGATGGCACAAATGGCACAGATGACACAAATGGTTCAGATGACACAAATGGATCAGATGATTCAGATGATTCAGATGATTCAGATGGATCAGATATTTTAGACGATGTAGACACGTCAGATAATTTAAATGCTGCAGGAACCTCAGATATTTCACGAGCCTTTGATAATTCTTTATCATGAACAGTCTGAGTAACCTTAGGTGGAGATACTTGTACAATATTATACGTATTATCTGTACACGATGAGTCCTTTAATGTAACGGTATGAGTATCATCATACTCATTATAACCTAAAATGTCCCCATAATAAAGGATATTACCCAAACCATATCTTTGGGAGGTATAATTTAAATCTGATTTatcattaataatatattgtgAGTTATCTGCTGGAAAAGTATGAATTCCTTTGGTAACGAAATATTGTGAGTTTGCCACATCATTTGGAGCAGACTCTGTTGGAACAcatttattacaataattaGTATTATCCTCAAATAATGAAGAATTAGATGTATTACAATCATAcaaaagttttatttttggaTTGGGTCCTGAAAAATACTCATTAATTATAGGTTGTTTTGATCTAAAGTGGTTTTGCTTTTCACGTAGCCATAATTTATATCCTAATTGTTTTGTATTGcaatttttcgttttgttacattttgttttttcttgaCATTCGATTCctagtttttttaaatgcgaTTTATaactttccttttcttcacaaaatttatttaattcacCTATTAAGTTAATACGATCATCATCTTCATTTCTCCAGTGTCTAGGACAACCTCCGTAGTTAGTAACTTCTGATAATAATGAATGAATGGCGGTATCAAAATTTAAGTGACTTTGTACAAATTCACCttcataacattttataCATTCTTTTCTATGCTTATCTAAATTGTTACCTAAATCTTTACACTTATGAACAAATTTAGATAAAtcatctgttttttttaattcttcaattttattattaacacTACTTACAAgttcttcaaaattgtaTCTATAATCATATTCATCAAGGATTATACCCTTTTTTCGCTCTATAAAATTAAGTTCaaccattttttaataaatatattttttatatctcttcttccttcgttTCTTTCTAAATAAGAATTCTCTGTCTATAATTAGTCGCATTTGAACAGAAAATCCAATTTATTGGTAGGCATTAAATTATTACAGGTAGGCAACCTTAAATGGCGCTTAATAAAACATACAAATGTATaagctttaatttttaaataaggtGTTTATAAAGTGTGCTActtgaaataataaattttggagttatacaattatttataatagtaTTGGTATTATAATCAAATTAATTGCTATTTTCCAAATAGAggtgctatatttttttttatcttcagtaggtatattataatttctgATTTATCTCAATCTGTTCttgaaaataaatcatagcaaaatgtaaatgttCAAGTGAAATTCTTATCGCCTTTTGAACAGAAGCAACATCAATACGTTTAAAGTGTTATACACAAATAgtaataacatataaaatagAATGCTTTGGTATAGTTTTGATGaatgcataaataatatgcaTAAGCCCTTTCTTGTAAAAGGTtcacacataaatatatgttcatGTCGTTTATTTAGCTATCTAGttctttctcttttgcaATTCCTTCAGTAGAGCATTATCtgtaaatgtttttattagTACTAATTCGTACAGCTTTaactccaaaaaaataattccttttatatttaactaTCCTTATCATTGTAATTAAACTGTTGCTATGTTTAAGCTATTTTGGGGTAGGcctgaaaataaaaataattggtTCATGTATTCTGCTACCAAAGCTTTACGCCTATGCTATATACacattaattaaaatatctgataaatattttttcatttttttacgtggAAAATCACTATTTAagttgtttatatatataaatattccaCTGAATTACCtgaaataactttttttctcacataGATTGTTACGTCTTTATTAGTGTTGACCCACTTGATAATTTATACCACAATTAAATTTACTGAGAATATACTATACCTATTAGCGAGTAAATACAACtaaaaacaataattattttattaactaaataataaaaacaaatatgtGAATTAGTAATACCAATAAAAATTAGTAATTTGCATTGTCATaaacccaaaaaaaataaaatatatgggGGTTTTMCAATGRtccaaaagggaaaaaaaaaaaaaaaaaatgRATTCWTAAGRWTCTTAGAAAAWATAGCTTTACGCGGTtctacaaaataaattattatatgttaaaatttattacaMAAAAAAAAAWYAATTTTTWWKRWTTATTCATTTTCCAGAATttgtattaaatatttatttccaTGTTGAtcatttaaatgaataatttttttatatggcTATATAGTGGTTGctatagtaaaaaaatattttattatgcaaattatatgctgaaaaaatattaatttattttacaattttacaCTACGAATTTTTAAGATGAGTTGCATGCACGTTTTCTGTGTttctaataaattataatttacattaataatataatgcaaGTTTACATTTCCGATTATTgggtatttattttaaaaagagctAATACGAGATATGtaattgtagaaaaaaaacaaaattgatataTAGAATACATTTGAAAAGAATTCTTTTCTATAatgattttcttttattcaatttttttagcagtccattttgataaaatattataaattgtaTTAGTTTCTAataggcattttttttaggaCACAATTTTCTGTTCAAATACatggattttttttgcttactCTAGTAATACATGCTGATTTAGAACAACAATGAACACTGGTTTAATGAGAACAATTTATGAAATTCATGTACATCATGCattcaatatttttgtatttgtGTGAGATGCATAAAGGATTAACTGCacataaaatgaacataGTTTTGtgcataaaaatgtggaaaagaATGTGAATGACTTGAAATGTTTGAATTTACGAAGAAcaggttttaaaaaaaagattttgtaaatttatagtgcaaatttttatttgatttgTAATTATAGAAGTAACTCTTTTATTAAGCGAAGTACATCTCGTGGGTACCTAtttgattttattaaatacaaTTATTAAGTGAACAATCTTTGTCATTATCGTGGTCCAGTTGTTGCAAATTAGCtgaaattttgtaaaaatataatgtactAGGTCTCACTCTGGATGATAGGCTATATTTATTCGCTCGTTTCCAGAATTTACATTAGCTAATTCTTCGTAAAAATCCGGAAAAGTTTCTTCCAAtgtttcattaaaattatgaatgcttatatttttacttctgCCTCGTCCCCTTAACATGGGTCCAAGTGGAGTAAACtggtgtaaaaaatatatatatatatatataatatatataatgtgtaattatattatgaatatttattgtGAATTAcggtatattattaatagtaaattaaaatgttcatgtgattaaaacgaattttttttaactcaataaaaaaacatggaTGCCGCAGATACTCCCGCTACAGAAAGAATGGATGGCATAGCATAAGGGGATGaattcttcaatttgttaaTACCATAATCCCACTGGAGTTTCAAATAAGAAAACGGGTTGTGTGTTAATTCGTAATTTAGTAGTTCTGTTTTGATGTTATAGACTGCTTCTAGAAAGCTCACTCCAGATAAAGTTTCTTCAGAGTCTTCTTCAGAGTCTTCTTCGGTAAACTTAAGGTTGTTGTTTATCAATTTAGTGAGGATATTGTTTGTGTTACATTTGTTATCTTTTCCATAAATTGCGgaaaaatcatttttctgtgcatatggcaaaatttttaaaatatatcttcCTAATGGACGCCTAGtttcaaaatattctttGTATTTTGTGCATTCAGGATCCATTCATTTTACTTCTCATATCAATACGACGATAATCTTCTGAGgtattcataaaattgctTTTTTACATCGTATTCTTTATCTGTAACAATATTAAAATCAATTTTGCATGCATTTTCCTTTgagtaaaaattaacaatattCTTTTGTGTCATCATAAAGGTAAGATAGTTAAAGGCAGTTCTATGATCATTCTTAAATATTTCTTGTAGTTTATTAAGTACCCAATAATTAAACAATTTACAGCGATTACAAGaagaaagttttttttttggaggcaTTTCATCATCAGTTTCTATATATTCCAAAGCCATAGAGCAAATTCTGAGAAGtgtatcattatttttgtgttCATAAGTAGATTTCGCTGATGTACATTCCCTATTTATATCTATGGAAGATAACTTTTTATTCCATGCATCATACAATTCTTTTGAGGGTAAGTCTTGTTTGCATATATTCTGAAAAccataattaaaaagtaaaatacttaattacataaatatatattttgaagaaaaattattattatgcaaTCAAATGCTTAAAATGTTGATATAAATAAGTATATGTGATAATTACCAAACCGAAAAAAGACATTTTCTTAATTGTTCTGTGTGTACTTAGATTTAGGGGTATTTAAAATAGTTAATATTAGGAAGTAGTTCTTAATGTGAAATAACTATATGTGAGAGCTTTCCGTTTCTTGTTTATATTCTTTGTGTACGAAATGCATAATggtacattttaatttattgataacgattttttaacaattttctATTAAACTGAATAATCCACAGGTAATGTGTAACGGAAGGGTGTTATAAAAAGCGCATATTATATAAGATAagataaatatttgaaaGTAAACTTCAAAAATACTATGTGTGATAACTTTTTGTTGTGctcataaaattaatttaatgtatatgtacTTAAGCAAGCatagttttatataatatttataatttgttgTGTTAAACTGAGGGagttacaattttttcatacataCCATAAACGAACAGATTGaagtaaataatatacatgaGCTATGaacattaataatttttaaatgtgtaaaaatgtcaaaaaaaggtaagaaaAAGTTGAGTTTATTTAAATGGGAAATGTAATTAAATTTGTGTGTATCATATTTGCGACTGATAAGGATACagattttttcaaaaaatgtgtacattttttaaaatttctattaatttttttattattacaatattatcatttttgatttatttgtaaatttttaagaaaaatgctggaataaatatttttacaaagaaaAATGCTTTGTCAATAGgtttcataaatatttttgtttgtaATACGTAAAGAAAWTTAttttgtgtgcacatttttgacGGATcaaagtaaaataatttaaagcTATTGTAATTACACAAAAAGTGCATTAGAGTAGTATACGTGATGATTTTCCCTAATAATTATCATTCGGTTTGCATTAACAACTAGTGTTGTGCtgat
This window harbors:
- a CDS encoding hypothetical protein (encoded by transcript PVX_005570A); translated protein: MVELNFIERKKGIILDEYDYRYNFEELVSSVNNKIEELKKTDDLSKFVHKCKDLGNNLDKHRKECIKCYEGEFVQSHLNFDTAIHSLLSEVTNYGGCPRHWRNEDDDRINLIGELNKFCEEKESYKSHLKKLGIECQEKTKCNKTKNCNTKQLGYKLWLREKQNHFRSKQPIINEYFSGPNPKIKLLYDCNTSNSSLFEDNTNYCNKCVPTESAPNDVANSQYFVTKGIHTFPADNSQYIINDKSDLNYTSQRYGLGNILYYGDILGYNEYDDTHTVTLKDSSCTDNTYNIVQVSPPKVTQTVHDKELSKAREISEVPAAFKLSDVSTSSKISDPSESSESSESSDPFVSSEPFVSSVPFVPSVPFVPSVSSHINGVPEIEGSSTLYHYSEKQLPHKIEPPEPCMF
- a CDS encoding hypothetical protein (encoded by transcript PVX_005575A), with the protein product MDPECTKYKEYFETRRPLGRYILKILPYAQKNDFSAIYGKDNKCNTNNILTKLINNNLKFTEEDSEEDSEETLSGVSFLEAVYNIKTELLNYELTHNPFSYLKLQWDYGINKLKNSSPYAMPSILSVAGVSAASMFFY